A genomic segment from Thioalkalivibrio sp. K90mix encodes:
- a CDS encoding DsbC family protein has protein sequence MTTKEKFRVGASISAIGAGVVGTVIVLSAAQAESETTLPDSVEQALEQAVPQAEPDAVQPAPIDGFYEARFGNNVLYIDELGEHLIQGQIMEIATGKNLTDQVLQGERKRALEQLEQHELATYAPEGEPKGRITVFTDPNCPYCREFHEEVPKYQAAGIEVRYAMFPVIGAESPEIMDAIWCSSDQNTAMDRAKAGDSVEPQNEGCSTPREQHMELGQAMGVRGTPAILFDNGEKIDGYRPVGEVIEMKGAGES, from the coding sequence ATGACAACGAAGGAAAAATTCCGAGTAGGCGCATCGATTTCCGCAATTGGCGCCGGTGTGGTTGGCACCGTGATCGTGCTGAGCGCGGCCCAGGCGGAAAGCGAAACCACCCTCCCCGACTCCGTAGAACAAGCACTCGAACAGGCCGTCCCGCAGGCGGAGCCGGATGCAGTTCAGCCGGCCCCGATCGATGGGTTTTACGAAGCGCGCTTTGGCAACAACGTCCTCTACATCGATGAGCTGGGTGAGCACCTAATTCAGGGGCAAATCATGGAGATTGCGACCGGGAAGAACCTCACCGACCAAGTGCTCCAGGGCGAACGCAAGAGGGCGCTCGAGCAGCTTGAACAGCACGAATTGGCAACCTACGCGCCCGAGGGTGAGCCCAAAGGCCGAATCACCGTATTCACCGATCCGAACTGCCCCTACTGCCGGGAATTTCACGAGGAGGTCCCTAAATACCAGGCCGCGGGGATCGAGGTGCGCTATGCCATGTTCCCTGTGATTGGCGCGGAATCGCCCGAGATCATGGACGCCATCTGGTGCTCTTCGGATCAGAACACCGCAATGGATCGAGCCAAGGCTGGAGACAGTGTTGAGCCGCAAAATGAGGGATGTAGCACGCCACGCGAACAGCACATGGAACTGGGACAAGCAATGGGTGTCCGCGGGACACCGGCCATTCTCTTTGACAACGGAGAGAAGATCGATGGCTATCGCCCAGTGGGCGAAGTGATCGAAATGAAAGGGGCCGGGGAATCGTGA
- a CDS encoding ParA family protein, translating to MVQKDSQTRVLTVGNQKGGVGKTFLSKHIAEYAAIERGMKVLLIDLDPQTNLSHRFIDMAPDADDPNEYAPPVHPDYDPNDEDWSAIEGRSDASHIWKYGFAMAYPTEHENLEIMPGHSANLQDIEFVKKEEVYDTVIHWLRKFLMLDEIQSTYDLIVLDTRPSRGPLVQAAANASTHMLMPTEMESPSIDGIRGMLTVRTNANLQRPESDQLDLVGILVNKFKKNTILHRSVYEQLLEDPDLGPLMLPERIDDWVRYKELMWPKARSVFLRKDYPKERDQIEKACGMIIDRIFEG from the coding sequence ATGGTGCAGAAAGATAGCCAGACTCGAGTGCTGACCGTGGGCAATCAGAAAGGGGGCGTTGGAAAGACGTTCTTGAGCAAGCACATTGCCGAATACGCCGCCATCGAGCGAGGGATGAAGGTGCTGCTGATCGACCTCGATCCGCAAACCAACCTCAGTCATCGTTTTATCGATATGGCGCCGGACGCAGATGATCCCAACGAGTATGCCCCGCCGGTACACCCGGACTATGACCCCAATGACGAGGACTGGTCAGCGATCGAGGGCAGATCAGATGCAAGCCATATTTGGAAATACGGGTTTGCCATGGCCTACCCCACAGAACACGAGAACCTGGAGATCATGCCTGGGCATAGCGCAAATCTTCAGGACATCGAGTTCGTGAAGAAGGAAGAGGTCTATGACACGGTCATCCACTGGCTCCGAAAGTTTCTGATGCTGGACGAAATCCAGAGCACCTATGACCTGATTGTGTTGGACACACGTCCCTCCCGGGGGCCGCTCGTGCAAGCGGCCGCGAATGCGAGCACGCACATGCTGATGCCGACAGAGATGGAGTCACCTTCGATCGATGGGATCCGCGGCATGCTGACTGTGAGGACCAATGCCAATCTTCAACGGCCTGAATCGGACCAGCTCGACCTCGTGGGCATCCTCGTGAACAAGTTCAAGAAGAACACGATCCTGCATCGATCCGTTTACGAACAGCTACTGGAAGACCCTGACCTGGGACCATTGATGCTACCGGAACGCATCGACGACTGGGTCCGATACAAGGAGCTCATGTGGCCGAAAGCGCGCTCGGTTTTCCTGAGAAAGGACTACCCAAAAGAGCGCGACCAGATCGAGAAGGCCTGCGGAATGATCATCGACCGGATCTTTGAGGGGTAA
- a CDS encoding type IIA DNA topoisomerase subunit B: protein MTHDSLEGASMSAIPEAARQYTSESIQVLEGLEPVRKRPGMYIGGTDSSGLRHLLNEILDNAVDEAIAGHGDEIEVVFHQDGSYSVNDNGRGIPIDMHREKGMHAAALLVTTLHAGGKFDNAAYKVSGGLHGVGAAVTNAMSTRFDMDIRRDGQRYQQTFTEGGAPSDPEIKRYTGSYTGTLIRFWPDLARFDEDAEIDFDFMADRMKRTAYLVPGLQLSIREEVASEGGDEPRQAVFRFESFSQIIEDLSVDSGDAISEIIEADSAEHIDGQGEIEVAVALRWHERNRTVLAGYANIIPTADGTHMTGLRKAVTQAVNNYAEANNLLRGNQELKGDDIQAGLIAAVAVRLADPLFQGQTKEKLKNGPVTGVVSRAIRAALDHAFEENPKMARAIVEKAKLAQKAREAADKAAEMVVNRKSVISATALPGKLADCQEQDPSKSELFIVEGDSAGGSAKSGREREYQAILPLKGKILNTYRADPAKVLKSDEVKNLMLALGCGPKSHFDLEKLRYHRIVILADADSDGHHIATLVLTYFHTNAPELIESGYVYIALPPLYRVRKGKQSAYLKDDRELEAFMAQQKNPDKWQVQRFKGLGEMNAEQLWEAAMDPETRRIARVQYSEQGREGDNEVFEVLMGAEVPPRRAFIEEYAEKAVIDV from the coding sequence ATGACCCACGACAGCCTCGAAGGAGCGAGTATGTCTGCTATCCCCGAAGCCGCCCGCCAGTACACCAGTGAATCGATACAGGTCCTCGAAGGCCTTGAACCGGTGCGCAAACGACCCGGTATGTACATCGGGGGCACCGACTCATCCGGCCTGCGCCACCTCCTCAATGAAATCCTCGATAACGCCGTGGATGAAGCCATCGCCGGGCATGGGGATGAGATCGAGGTCGTATTTCATCAGGACGGCTCTTATTCGGTGAACGACAACGGGCGCGGCATCCCGATCGACATGCATCGAGAGAAGGGGATGCATGCGGCGGCCCTGCTGGTCACCACACTCCATGCCGGTGGCAAGTTCGATAACGCAGCTTACAAAGTGTCCGGGGGGCTCCACGGCGTAGGGGCCGCAGTCACCAACGCCATGTCCACTCGCTTCGATATGGACATCCGGCGCGACGGCCAGCGGTATCAGCAGACCTTCACCGAAGGCGGCGCTCCGAGTGATCCCGAGATCAAACGGTACACCGGGTCCTACACCGGGACGCTGATCCGCTTCTGGCCCGATCTTGCGCGCTTTGACGAAGATGCGGAGATCGACTTCGACTTCATGGCCGACCGCATGAAGCGGACGGCGTACCTGGTCCCCGGGCTGCAATTATCGATTCGCGAAGAGGTGGCATCGGAGGGGGGCGACGAGCCCCGTCAGGCCGTGTTCCGGTTTGAGTCGTTCTCGCAGATCATCGAGGACCTGTCGGTTGATAGCGGGGACGCCATCTCGGAAATCATCGAGGCCGACAGCGCGGAACATATCGACGGCCAAGGTGAAATCGAGGTCGCGGTGGCGCTACGGTGGCACGAACGAAACCGGACCGTGCTGGCGGGATACGCGAACATCATCCCGACCGCGGACGGCACCCACATGACCGGCCTGCGCAAGGCCGTAACCCAAGCGGTCAACAACTACGCAGAAGCCAACAACCTGCTGCGCGGCAATCAGGAACTCAAAGGCGACGACATCCAGGCCGGCCTGATCGCCGCGGTCGCAGTACGGCTGGCGGACCCCTTGTTCCAGGGTCAGACGAAGGAAAAGCTGAAAAATGGGCCCGTGACCGGCGTTGTGTCGCGCGCCATCCGCGCAGCCCTCGATCATGCCTTCGAGGAAAACCCGAAGATGGCGCGCGCCATCGTCGAAAAAGCCAAGCTCGCACAGAAAGCGCGCGAAGCGGCCGATAAAGCGGCCGAAATGGTCGTCAACCGAAAGTCGGTGATCTCCGCGACCGCCCTGCCCGGCAAGCTGGCGGACTGCCAGGAGCAGGATCCTTCCAAGTCGGAGCTGTTCATCGTGGAAGGTGATTCGGCGGGCGGTTCGGCGAAGTCAGGTCGTGAGCGCGAGTACCAGGCCATTTTGCCGCTCAAGGGCAAGATCCTGAATACCTACCGCGCGGACCCGGCGAAGGTACTGAAGTCCGATGAAGTGAAGAACCTGATGCTTGCGCTGGGGTGTGGGCCGAAATCGCACTTCGATCTCGAGAAACTGCGCTACCACAGGATCGTGATCCTCGCGGACGCGGACTCCGACGGGCACCACATCGCCACGCTGGTCCTGACCTACTTCCATACCAACGCCCCTGAACTGATCGAGAGCGGCTATGTCTACATCGCGCTCCCGCCCTTGTATCGGGTGCGAAAAGGCAAGCAGTCAGCCTACCTGAAGGACGACCGGGAACTGGAGGCCTTTATGGCCCAGCAGAAGAACCCGGACAAATGGCAGGTCCAGCGGTTCAAGGGACTCGGGGAAATGAATGCCGAGCAGCTCTGGGAAGCGGCGATGGACCCGGAAACCCGGCGCATCGCTCGGGTCCAGTATTCCGAGCAGGGACGCGAGGGGGACAACGAGGTATTCGAGGTCCTGATGGGGGCGGAGGTGCCGCCACGGCGCGCATTCATCGAGGAGTACGCCGAAAAGGCGGTCATCGATGTCTGA
- a CDS encoding replication initiation protein: MRPDRSDTQDLSILYKHTGVIHVSAPLTGLERRIYNVLLRHAQPHLRSHDQHSINLSHLAQRLEYRSRNRAHLVRSIEALHTKPVKFNILGKDKKNQDQWVAMQGYLLAEIGIGRDDPDICYYSFGPNMARLLADPAIYTRLSLESQNRLSNKHAIALHEFYLAALPAHLHSIRLDVAVDTYCELLCLSSASYGQYKHLRARVLEPAHRDISENGDIEVEQVDQTRRRNAVVSITVRIARKARDRVPLGSISQEVLGPDASAEDLVAALTDRGVHERVAQDLVDKHPTKQVIGNLRYSDEQAAQGGTDGPGFYVSAIRKDYARTQVGATPPLVTQDRQSGVEEMDETRIFAARYLDSLTPAQRKQLIEGFLASPYGESLMEGQGGRALDTNSDAFRQVLLLHLEHEQPWARR; this comes from the coding sequence ATGCGCCCGGATCGAAGTGACACGCAGGATCTTTCGATCCTGTACAAGCACACCGGTGTCATCCACGTCAGTGCGCCGCTTACTGGGCTCGAGCGGCGGATCTACAACGTCCTGCTGCGCCATGCCCAACCGCACCTTCGATCCCATGACCAGCATTCCATCAACCTTTCGCACCTTGCGCAGCGTCTGGAATATCGTTCGCGCAACCGCGCCCACCTGGTCCGTTCCATCGAGGCGCTTCACACAAAGCCGGTTAAGTTCAACATCCTGGGGAAGGACAAGAAGAACCAGGACCAGTGGGTCGCCATGCAGGGGTATCTCCTGGCCGAGATCGGGATCGGGCGCGATGACCCCGACATCTGCTACTACAGCTTCGGCCCCAACATGGCGCGGCTCCTGGCGGACCCCGCAATCTATACTCGCCTGTCGCTGGAGAGTCAGAATCGACTCAGCAATAAGCATGCAATCGCTCTCCATGAGTTCTATCTCGCCGCCTTACCGGCACATCTCCACTCGATCCGTCTGGATGTGGCGGTCGATACCTATTGTGAGCTCCTCTGTCTATCAAGCGCCTCGTACGGACAGTACAAGCACCTGCGGGCGCGGGTGCTAGAACCCGCGCACCGTGACATCTCCGAGAATGGCGACATCGAGGTCGAACAGGTGGACCAAACCCGCCGCCGTAACGCGGTGGTTTCTATCACGGTCCGAATCGCGCGCAAGGCCCGTGATCGCGTCCCACTCGGTTCGATTTCGCAGGAAGTCCTCGGCCCAGATGCCTCGGCCGAAGACCTTGTGGCGGCTTTAACCGACCGGGGTGTCCATGAGCGGGTGGCACAGGATCTGGTCGACAAGCATCCAACGAAGCAGGTAATCGGCAACCTGCGTTATTCCGACGAACAAGCGGCCCAGGGCGGCACGGATGGCCCGGGCTTTTACGTGTCCGCGATCCGCAAGGATTATGCGCGTACACAGGTGGGCGCAACACCTCCGCTGGTCACGCAGGATCGACAGAGCGGAGTAGAAGAAATGGATGAAACCCGTATCTTTGCGGCTCGCTATCTGGATTCCCTTACGCCTGCTCAGAGGAAACAGCTAATAGAGGGCTTTCTAGCCTCGCCGTATGGTGAGAGCCTGATGGAGGGGCAGGGAGGCCGCGCGCTAGACACCAATTCGGATGCATTTCGCCAGGTCCTCCTGCTTCACTTGGAGCACGAGCAGCCCTGGGCACGTCGTTAG
- the gyrA gene encoding DNA gyrase subunit A: protein MTEVIDPEAGASNAPLELEIGNVMRSSFADYAMSVITDRALPDARDGLKPVHRRILYSMHQLGITHMVAHKKSARVVGDVLGKYHPHGDSACYDSAVRMAQHWAMRHPLIDGQGNFGSIDGDNAAAMRYTEMRLSKLGTRLFADIQKNTVDFRDNFDGTEREPEVLPLTYPNLLVNGSEGIAVGMATSVPPHNLRETADAFLAWLDNPEITTREIAQHMPGPDFPTGGILHDLDGYIQALDTGRGAVKLRSQWTVEDRPRGGSRLVIDQIPYAVNKAKLVEQIAELVREKKIEGVADLRDESNKKGIRIVLEIKREFEAEAIAFQLVTMTQLETSVRYNIMALVGQTPMQLGVRDLFEHFRAHRIEVIQRRTQFDLDRALDRLHILEGLLMALDRLDETIATIRASADADEARGGLIDLLGIDVTQAQAILDMKLQKLTGLQIQDIRDEHDRLTAEVADLRDILARSERQVEIMRTELLDLCDQHANERCTEIDTSLSKVSAADLIPEEDVMLIGTQQGYLKRIAAKDMNRQNRGTKGRSIMSVGEDDLVTTFHAGHSHDTLIALTDSGQVHAIKAYDIPDTGLGNKGRHYRNVFEGVEGNVVAMLTVDGLESVTHSLVIFTAQGLVKRTPLSAYSNATRRGGIQGISLVEGDSIVCARVSKDEPNESVIVAADNAKAIRFGMEEARAIGRTSRGVRAMNLSEDARVVAGDIIHADDLEKAHLMVVSEKGLGKATPASEFRLQSRGGKGVTSYTPNKRSGPVVAATVLFEGADVVLFNDQGGANRIAGSDVPHNGRATTGSAIIRNGSVRNVLAVPPPVEEDQ from the coding sequence ATGACTGAAGTAATCGACCCTGAAGCCGGTGCGTCGAACGCGCCGCTGGAACTGGAAATCGGGAACGTGATGCGGTCCTCCTTCGCGGACTATGCGATGTCCGTCATCACGGACCGTGCCCTGCCAGATGCCCGGGACGGCCTCAAGCCGGTCCATCGCCGCATCCTATATTCGATGCACCAGCTCGGTATCACACACATGGTGGCGCACAAGAAATCGGCGCGCGTCGTCGGGGATGTGCTGGGCAAATACCACCCGCACGGGGACTCCGCCTGCTACGATTCGGCCGTGCGCATGGCGCAGCACTGGGCGATGCGGCATCCGCTCATCGACGGCCAGGGCAACTTCGGCTCAATCGACGGCGACAATGCCGCGGCCATGCGCTACACCGAAATGCGCCTGTCGAAGCTGGGTACGCGTCTGTTCGCCGACATCCAGAAGAACACGGTCGACTTCCGCGACAACTTCGATGGCACGGAGCGCGAACCCGAGGTTCTCCCCCTCACCTACCCCAACCTGCTGGTCAACGGATCCGAGGGCATCGCGGTCGGTATGGCAACCTCGGTGCCGCCGCACAATCTCCGGGAAACCGCCGACGCCTTCTTGGCATGGCTCGACAACCCCGAAATCACCACGCGCGAGATCGCGCAGCACATGCCCGGCCCGGACTTCCCGACCGGGGGCATCCTGCACGACCTGGACGGATACATTCAGGCGCTCGATACCGGCCGCGGCGCCGTCAAGCTCCGCTCGCAATGGACGGTCGAAGACCGCCCGCGCGGGGGATCACGTCTGGTGATCGACCAAATCCCGTATGCGGTGAACAAGGCGAAGCTGGTGGAACAAATCGCCGAGCTGGTGCGTGAGAAGAAGATCGAAGGGGTTGCCGATCTGCGGGATGAATCCAACAAGAAAGGCATCCGCATCGTGCTCGAGATCAAGCGGGAGTTCGAGGCCGAGGCGATTGCGTTCCAACTGGTAACGATGACCCAGCTGGAAACCAGCGTACGCTACAACATCATGGCGCTGGTGGGGCAAACCCCTATGCAGCTTGGCGTACGCGACCTCTTTGAACACTTCCGAGCACATCGTATCGAGGTGATTCAGCGCCGCACCCAGTTCGACCTCGACCGGGCGCTGGATCGACTGCATATCCTCGAAGGCCTACTGATGGCGCTGGACCGTCTGGACGAGACGATTGCGACAATTCGTGCCAGCGCCGATGCCGACGAAGCGCGAGGCGGACTGATCGATCTGCTGGGGATCGACGTGACGCAGGCTCAGGCCATCCTCGATATGAAGCTCCAGAAGCTCACGGGCTTGCAGATCCAGGATATCCGGGACGAGCACGACCGACTGACCGCCGAGGTGGCAGATCTTCGGGACATTCTGGCCCGCAGTGAACGCCAGGTGGAGATCATGCGCACGGAGCTTCTGGATCTGTGCGACCAGCACGCGAATGAGCGCTGCACCGAGATCGACACCTCGCTCTCGAAGGTTTCCGCGGCCGATCTCATCCCCGAGGAAGACGTAATGTTGATCGGAACGCAGCAGGGATACCTCAAGCGCATCGCCGCCAAGGACATGAATCGTCAGAACCGGGGCACGAAGGGTCGCTCTATCATGTCGGTGGGTGAGGATGACCTGGTTACGACGTTTCACGCAGGGCATAGTCACGACACCCTGATTGCCCTGACCGATAGCGGTCAGGTCCATGCGATCAAGGCCTACGACATCCCTGATACCGGGCTGGGCAACAAGGGGCGGCACTACCGAAACGTGTTTGAAGGCGTCGAGGGGAACGTGGTCGCCATGCTGACGGTGGACGGCCTCGAGAGCGTGACCCATTCGCTCGTCATCTTCACCGCCCAGGGGCTCGTCAAGCGAACCCCATTGTCCGCGTACTCCAATGCGACGCGCCGAGGCGGGATTCAGGGAATATCACTTGTTGAGGGTGACTCAATTGTCTGCGCCCGTGTCTCGAAGGACGAGCCAAATGAGAGCGTGATCGTCGCGGCTGATAATGCAAAGGCAATCCGCTTCGGTATGGAAGAAGCCCGTGCGATTGGGCGTACCAGCCGGGGAGTTCGCGCAATGAACCTGTCAGAGGACGCCCGTGTCGTGGCCGGCGACATTATTCACGCCGATGATCTGGAGAAGGCGCACCTCATGGTGGTCTCCGAAAAAGGCCTCGGTAAAGCGACGCCGGCCAGCGAGTTCCGGTTACAATCCCGCGGCGGCAAGGGGGTCACCTCTTACACGCCGAACAAACGATCCGGTCCGGTGGTGGCCGCGACAGTGCTCTTCGAGGGCGCTGACGTGGTGCTGTTCAATGACCAGGGTGGTGCCAACCGGATTGCCGGCTCGGATGTGCCACACAACGGCCGCGCCACCACCGGTTCCGCCATCATCCGCAACGGATCGGTTCGCAACGTATTGGCGGTCCCGCCGCCGGTCGAAGAAGATCAGTAA
- a CDS encoding tyrosine-type recombinase/integrase, protein MRVIRDLLSFLAQAGYLIGNPLALINICAHAHNESVAVQRARAPRRRALGRRLWIRLQSAVNNWPEKTPQAQFEKARARWMLTLMYALGPRISDLRGSFGDIHREAVGDRDLWIWSIAGKGGKFAQLPLPSPVVDEMVRFRKSIGIPAFPVDGETTPLVPRSTDTNRNRPLTRQGLDRIVRQTLDSAAQQAYDDGDPEAAERLSRASAHALRHTAATDILESGVDMRVAADLMRHSDIRTTQGYTTPELSRLMDALDQRDLEWRDH, encoded by the coding sequence AACCCTCTCGCACTCATCAACATCTGTGCGCACGCGCACAACGAGTCGGTTGCGGTCCAGCGCGCCCGGGCACCCCGACGGCGCGCGCTGGGTCGAAGGTTGTGGATCCGTCTTCAGTCTGCGGTGAATAACTGGCCGGAAAAGACGCCGCAGGCTCAATTTGAGAAGGCTCGGGCTCGCTGGATGCTGACACTGATGTACGCACTGGGGCCACGAATCAGCGACCTGCGGGGCTCGTTCGGGGACATCCACCGGGAAGCGGTAGGCGATCGCGACCTGTGGATCTGGTCCATCGCGGGCAAAGGCGGAAAGTTCGCCCAGCTCCCCCTCCCCTCCCCTGTCGTCGATGAGATGGTTCGGTTTCGAAAATCCATCGGGATTCCCGCGTTTCCCGTCGACGGGGAGACGACGCCGTTGGTGCCCCGCTCCACCGATACCAACCGCAATCGGCCGCTCACCCGTCAAGGGCTCGACCGTATTGTCCGGCAAACGCTGGACTCGGCCGCGCAGCAGGCATACGACGACGGCGATCCGGAGGCTGCCGAGCGCCTCAGCCGAGCGAGCGCGCACGCACTTCGGCACACGGCCGCCACCGACATACTCGAAAGCGGTGTCGATATGAGGGTCGCGGCTGACCTGATGCGGCATTCCGACATTCGCACGACCCAAGGCTACACCACACCCGAACTCTCACGCCTCATGGACGCACTTGATCAGCGCGATCTCGAATGGCGCGATCATTAG
- a CDS encoding ParB N-terminal domain-containing protein — MAESRSAKNKRRFSLSSTSAGETRSVGEGVARELAQSEHIGEGDLQSIRMDRIRPSELNPRKLPVDATWIQELADRARREAGKGPGEPADDEVLEQLDSAIAAQSDVRVRTSLESLMLLARSIHNDRLISPVTVRFVEGRGYELIAGERRYLAHLLLGRKNIRALLRRVDTGNPADALKSEITSLMENIAREDLSIAEQINAIDRIVQAKQKMEPDWILNGVNLMRLLHLPRRTAYRYVEALTAPSEVRARIDDGTLDSFRSIEEANREHQTAEKAGATGIESQKTSGGVAKKTVQRVSIRLDEGDLRNLQELAVRALGNDEVARLGVDNVDWSDAKAAREAVSRLLDAVRSEGE, encoded by the coding sequence ATGGCAGAGTCACGATCAGCGAAGAATAAGCGCCGATTCTCCCTGTCTTCGACTTCGGCCGGCGAAACCCGCTCGGTAGGCGAAGGGGTTGCGCGCGAGTTGGCGCAATCAGAGCACATCGGCGAAGGAGACCTTCAATCGATTCGGATGGATCGGATTCGCCCGAGCGAGCTGAATCCTCGCAAGTTGCCTGTGGATGCCACTTGGATCCAGGAACTGGCCGACCGCGCTCGACGCGAGGCAGGGAAAGGACCCGGGGAGCCCGCGGACGACGAGGTGCTCGAGCAGCTGGATTCAGCGATAGCGGCGCAGAGTGATGTGCGCGTGCGCACATCACTGGAATCGCTAATGCTCCTCGCGCGATCAATCCACAACGACCGTCTGATTTCACCGGTAACGGTGCGATTTGTCGAGGGCCGAGGTTATGAGCTCATCGCAGGGGAGCGGAGGTATCTCGCGCATCTTCTGTTGGGGCGAAAGAATATCCGCGCCCTACTCCGTCGCGTCGACACCGGGAACCCGGCCGATGCCCTAAAGAGCGAAATTACGTCGTTGATGGAGAACATCGCGCGGGAAGATCTATCGATTGCGGAGCAGATCAACGCAATTGATCGGATTGTGCAGGCGAAGCAGAAGATGGAGCCTGACTGGATTCTCAATGGCGTGAATCTCATGCGACTTCTGCATCTCCCCCGGCGCACGGCCTACCGTTATGTCGAAGCCCTGACCGCTCCCTCGGAGGTGCGCGCACGCATTGACGATGGGACCCTGGATTCGTTCCGTTCGATCGAGGAGGCAAACCGGGAGCACCAAACTGCGGAGAAAGCGGGGGCCACGGGCATCGAGTCGCAAAAAACAAGCGGAGGGGTAGCCAAGAAGACGGTGCAGCGTGTATCGATTCGGTTGGATGAAGGCGATCTGAGAAACCTGCAAGAGTTGGCGGTGCGAGCTCTGGGCAACGACGAGGTAGCCCGTTTGGGAGTCGATAATGTCGATTGGTCGGATGCCAAGGCGGCACGGGAAGCAGTCAGTCGCCTTCTCGATGCGGTCCGAAGCGAGGGCGAATAA
- a CDS encoding HDOD domain-containing protein translates to MAIDEIVGTLCQGINRGDVEIPAMPDVALEVLFLAQDEKTELSEIVAVIARDPAIAAHVVRQANSAAFRAFPRVTTIEEAVSRVGLQRTQNTVMTMCLQQVFSCDGMSPHACDRISNIWHHSRECAVVSYLLARQHAHLDPNTALLAGLVHDIGKIPLLRVMGREFDWDSDPEAVDEALNRSHADVGEAVLRRWNFPSSVIRAVKEHGDLDRTPDPAEPVNYVDVIQAANVECFLSTPSGKKWADRRKIPAVQRVDSGFDSTGLRWDLDKRGIRMVNSIFGDAET, encoded by the coding sequence ATGGCCATCGACGAAATTGTGGGTACCCTATGCCAGGGCATTAACCGAGGCGACGTTGAAATCCCGGCGATGCCGGATGTCGCGCTCGAAGTGCTTTTCCTCGCGCAGGATGAAAAAACCGAGCTGTCGGAAATCGTGGCCGTGATTGCACGCGATCCAGCAATCGCGGCGCATGTTGTTCGTCAGGCCAACAGCGCGGCGTTTCGGGCATTCCCGAGGGTGACAACCATCGAGGAGGCCGTCTCACGCGTCGGCCTACAACGCACCCAGAACACAGTAATGACAATGTGTTTACAGCAGGTGTTCTCCTGCGATGGCATGTCGCCACATGCCTGCGACCGGATTAGCAACATCTGGCACCACAGTCGGGAATGTGCGGTGGTCTCGTACCTACTGGCGCGTCAACACGCTCATCTGGACCCGAACACGGCGTTACTGGCGGGCCTGGTCCACGACATCGGGAAGATTCCGCTTCTGCGAGTGATGGGGCGGGAGTTCGACTGGGACTCGGATCCAGAAGCTGTGGATGAAGCCTTGAACCGCTCTCACGCCGATGTGGGTGAGGCGGTTTTGAGGCGGTGGAACTTCCCCTCGTCCGTGATCCGGGCCGTCAAGGAGCATGGAGACCTTGATCGCACGCCAGACCCTGCGGAGCCGGTCAATTACGTGGATGTGATCCAAGCCGCCAATGTTGAGTGCTTCCTTTCAACGCCGAGCGGGAAAAAATGGGCGGACCGTCGAAAGATCCCAGCCGTGCAGCGTGTGGATAGCGGGTTTGACTCGACTGGTCTGCGGTGGGATCTCGACAAGCGTGGGATCCGGATGGTCAACAGTATTTTCGGGGACGCCGAAACGTAA